The region CTCACGCTctctggcggctgctgctggggtctccAGCGTCTCTAGCGTCTCCAGCGagacgctgggcctgggctgcgcggggcttgcctcccaggggctctggtcacCCGTAGAGCGTCTGTACCGCTCGTAGACCGAGGGCAGCCGCCAACAAGGACTGCAAAGCAGTTGCCCGTCGTAAGCGCCACCGGgacctgccccctctcccagtacCGGGTAGAGAGGCAGCGGCCACGGCGCGGAATCTTCGGAGATCGGCCACCACGGACGCCGGGAATGTGGCGCGCACTCAGCGGCATCCCAGGCCGGATTCACGACGTCGAGAAAGTGCTGCTCCATCGCAGAGACCTCGGACCAGGAGGACACAAGCGTCTGAGCTGATGCACGAGCCAAAGCCTTCAGccgtaccagcagcctcggtatttatgctcttctccctgctgcgcgGATGCAAACCGgacgtcaaaaacaaacaaaaaaaaagtccgtgtacttgaaaacggaattacccgcaacccacaaactcaagtgaaacggtaaacgcgaaagaaatacgaatcaacgggcacggagcaacgagcaatcaccaccacaggacaaggtagggagaaccaggagcaaagcaaagagagaagccaccctgtggcggggtgggggtgcggggccgacCAGTGAACCCCGCAGGGAGGAGACGACCCCACGGGTCTCCCTAAAATCAGCGCCCCGGCACCCCCTctagccttctgctcccagagagacgttgctagagagcaacccggagaaatcacacccaccgccacagggccagcccccgcagagaaaacagcgttgcagtggtgcgaaaacgcgaatttgaagccggagttctagcacaccaacaacgccaccgtcaaaaaatccgtaacccgaatgaaatacgaaaaaaggggcaaagtacacggaacaacccactgctcagaagtatgtggcagcaactattagcaaatcctacagagaactctccctgcagcagggggccagcaagtagcggtgcgggggcgtggggggggggcgctggaaatcaggttgtgccgaaaatcaccgcacaaccaactccacaggggctctacgcaaggaacactgctggagaagaaaccggagaaagcacactcgctcacacagggcaaactacagctgggccaacgacggtgcagggctccaaacaccgttaggcacgcagatgcatgtgcactgacggcactgtccaaaaatccgtccacggaacaaattcacagcaaggagctcagtgcaagacaccacctaccagtgagaagtctgtggcaggaactattggcaatacgtagggagaactctccttgcagcaggggcacatcatttagggcttcaggggggaggaaaccaagtggtccctgaaataatcccccacaaacaccactgggtctctatgctcacagacacactcccggagggaaatcggagaaatccgacagggtgcaaccggtctagggaaggcaaagccccgagcctggctgggccccaacaagcccaaactgaagagggacttaatctgcgttagcaacgtcacactcaaaaataccgtcgtcgtacaccaaatgaaatacgggaaagggggcaccgtgcacggtacaatcagtgggtgggaccgtcgtagcacatctcatagtgaaaccacagggaaccaactctgcaggtggcagagagcagccaggcaggcagggagagaaagaacccatccagggtggaaaggaaaccactgggtccctgaaaacgacacccagctgtgttcctctagggctgtgtgtcagtagaGACTTTGCAGGAGCGAAACCTGTGAaatcagcagctctgcaagagggcctgctgggccagccaaccCACAGCGTTGCTGTGGTCCAGAAAAGCGTATCCGTAAGTGGACTTAACCCGCGCTAACGACGTCAACGTCAAGGATTCCGTAGtcccaaacaggcaaagaaaggggcatAGTGCAGGGCACAATCGGTAGGTCAGGACAGCTAGGAAGAACTGCTGACAAAACGCACAGACCCCGAACCCCGCAGCCGGGGGAGAGGAGTTAGCCGTGGAGAGAGGCGACACAATCaccatcctcccagggctccgcACGCTGTCGAGCCCCTCTAGTGCTCTGCGCCGACAGGGACGTTCCGGTAAGGAAACCGGAAAAAATCCTGCACTCCGCAACAGGGCGAACCTGAGCAGAGCCACCAGCGGTGCCGTGGTCCGGGATCCGCCGTTGACAACGGAGTGAATCGGCACTCACGACGTCAACGTCGAGAAAACGGTAGACACGATTTCATAGGCgtaaaggagcacagagcagggatcaaCCATCAGGGGCCCACAAGGCGGCCCGATCCTTCGGCACACGGCACAGAGAACCAGCCCCGCAGAGCCCGGAAAGCAAGGAGCGGGGTAGAGAGGCGAGGCAAGCAACGGTCTCCTTGAAGTAGGCACACAGCCCGCAGTCCAGAGCTCTGCCGCCAGACACGTTGCTGGAGAGAAACCGGAGAAATCGGCTGCCTTGCGTCGGCCGAGAGGTGCCAGAGAGCCGAGGGCACTGAGCCTTGTCCATCAACCAAACGCTCGTAGTTGACAGCGGAGCTGACCCGCTCTAACGTCCTCTGTGTAAGTAAACGCGTCCAAAAGTAAAAGTCTGTAATGAACGCAGCCGGTTAGTACCAGTGACTGTCAGTCATTAGAGCCAGTATGGAGCAGCGACAGtaaaagccagaaaataaaagcaagaagtgtAGAGGACGCAGCGAGCGAGGACACGGCAAGACCAGGGCTGCCGGGACAAAGAGACGATAATTGCCAGGGGACACTGAAGGAACACCACGCCATTTTATTGTGCCGCAGACGGCCCCCAAAGGTTCCCTGCCCGCTGCGATCTCAGGGCTCTTTCACGTCCAAGAAGGccgcgcagcagccagcagccgcgcGGCTCAGGGTGCAGACAGCGCGACGGATCCAGCgcaggcagcctgagaaatcCGGGTGCGGGCACCATCCGGCGGGACGCCGAGAGGGACGGCGCTCTGCAGGGCGCGCGCCTTCTACGTTCTCGGCGATCTGCAGTCCGTCTCCGGCGTTGGGCCACAGGGCCGGTGCAATCGGCTGGGACGCGCTTTCCTCTGCGGGCTCAGGCTctctggcggctgctgctggggtccccagcgagacgctgggcctgggctgcgcggggcttgcctcccaggggctctggtcacCCGTAGAGCGTCTGTACCGCTCGTA is a window of Desmodus rotundus isolate HL8 chromosome 1, HLdesRot8A.1, whole genome shotgun sequence DNA encoding:
- the LOC139440723 gene encoding annexin-2 receptor-like, with the translated sequence MEQHFLDVVNPAWDAAECAPHSRRPWWPISEDSAPWPLPLYPVLGEGAGPGGAYDGQLLCSPCWRLPSVYERYRRSTGDQSPWEASPAQPRPSVSLETLETLETPAAAAREREPAEESASQPIAPALWPNAGDGLQIAENVEGARPAERRPSRRPAGWCPHPDFSGCLRRIRRAVCTLSRAAAGCCAAFLDVKEP
- the LOC139440724 gene encoding annexin-2 receptor-like — translated: MEQHFLDVVNPAWDAAECAPHSRRPWWPISEDSAPWPLPLYPVLGEGAGPGGAYDGQLLCSPCWRLPSVYERYRRSTGDQSPWEASPAQPRPSVSLGTPAAAAREPEPAEESASQPIAPALWPNAGDGLQIAENVEGARPAERRPSRRPAGWCPHPDFSGCLRWIRRAVCTLSRAAAGCCAAFLDVKEP